The stretch of DNA AAGGAAAGCTACGCCATCTACATCTACAAGGTGTTGAAGCAAGTTCACCCCGACACTGGCGTTTCGTCGAAAGCCATGAGCATCATGAACAGCTTCGTCAACGACATCTTTGAGCGTATTGCCGCCGAAGCCTCCCGCCTGGCCCACTACAACAAGCGTTCGACGATCACATCCCGCGAAATCCAAACCGCCGTCCGGCTTCTGCTCCCGGGAGAGTTGGCCAAGCACGCCGTTTCGGAAGGCACCAAGGCCGTCACCAAGTACACCAGCTCCAAGTAAATGACGACCGACACTGGCGTTCAATCACACCAAACCAaaaggcccttttcagggccactattTCAATCCCGAAAaagagttgattttgaaaatctgacACTAGACTGTTTTATCACACTATTGAACCGACTGAGGTAGTGTCACGGCGGTGACTTCATACGTGACAACACCCCCCTCTCTTATCAGtttgaatttattcaattcatttatttattcgaTGTTATCAGTTTCAGTATTGATTAATTATAACGATTACAGTTGCAGAGATTTGGATCCCCATTCAGCTGCGTAATAAATAATAGGAACTTAATTGTTAAGCAGTATAGGGAAAAATCTGTTCACAAAAAAACCCTAGATCTAAGTTTTTCCATCCGTTTGAATTTAAAACAAGAAGATCCACTTCGTACGTTCAACATTTCTgctgattgcaaaaaaatgttgtaccttAACCACACTTCATTCACTAGCAGAACGTTTaaagttcaatatttatgcTGATTGCCATGTTGCACCTTAACAACTTCATTTTTGCTATCGGTTGTGCTGCATGTTAGTAGTTTAGACAATTTTGACATCATAGGACTAGCTAGCTAGGCAGGCATGATGACAAGTTTCGTGGTTCGTTCGTTCTTCTTCTCAACGTATTGGAAAGAAGCTCATTATGTTTTCTAGCGTCCCATTACAAACGATCTCGTAAGAGCATCCCAGCAGTTCAGGCTATCATAATAACGTTTATCGAACAACAGTTTGATGCAAATGGTATCGATCGGATAATCTCGATAATGCCATCAATCAGTTCCCATTGATGGGGCCCATTCACATAGTTCATGGGTGGGTGGTGTGTCTTCGAGATGTAACGGGTCAAACGAAATTGGGAAAACATTCTTATACACAATGGGTGGTGGGCGCGTTGCAAATGGTCATTGTTGGCGTTATGAAGTTTGCGAATGATGGTGACATGACACGTTGTGTGGTTGCCATTCGGCTTCCTGGCTCGGGGTGTTGCTCAGTACTAGCACGGACAGACACGTTGAACAGCCCCTGAGGGCACTGTACACAAAAATATATCTCGATCGGGGGGAGTGTAGGGTGCAGTTTCTACACCGGGAACACGTGCCGTGGGGCATGTTAGGGACTTCCGAGAACAATTTGTCGCGAATTCAGCGCGACATGTCCGGTACTACTGCCGCCAGAAGAGATTGTATGGAATGTTCATTCGATGCAACTGCAGCTAGCAAAACCGATGCCTATTCGGGCAGATTTCGCACTAGCTCATTTGCAGATTCCACCGCAGGGAGGGTGCTTGCTTTGCTTGCTTGCTTCTTGAAGTAAAACATTCTCAGATAAGCTAGATCCATAGTAGCACGTGCACTGTCCTTTTCCAATGCAGTTGCCGCCGATGGCTGAGGCAATGCCAGCAATTTGCACACATTCGACCAACCAACAGTGCACAGGTGGAAGGTGATTAGTGTTTGGTGACATTGTTTTCCGGACAAAATGGCACAAACTTGTGTGACTGACGTCATAGTCGAGCCCAAGTTTTCGGTATGTTTGAtgaaaaaacatcaaattaacattgttcaaagtttactaaaaccaaACGCGTAACATCGCTCGTCGGCACTGGGAATGACTTTGTTTGAGGCTCATTAGGGGCCATTAGACACCGGCATACTGGCTATACCCGCATGTCACCGCAAAGAGCAACCATTCATGTTGCCAAATTCACCACCGCCGTGCAGGGTGGTATTGTTTCAATAGTTACTATTGATTGTTTTATCGAGCAAAGCCACACCATATGGCGCACGGGTGCTGTAAAGACATGTCTCAGCGGTGCTTCTCGCGAAACCGGCCCGATGTGGCGATGACGGGCTGCTAGCGAGACTCATGCACTCACCAAACGGACATACTAGACAGGCAAATACTTAGTGCGATTACCGGAAAAATGCGTTTTAAAAAGGTgttaccaaaaatatgtacaataTTTCGCGAACAGTCATCCAGTGGACGACCATGTCTGCATCCCTAACACAGACGACGAAATCGAACACCGCACTGTTGCCAGAATTTCCGTCATTCATTCGTTTACTATCGCCATCGTGTGAGTGTTACTCTAGCTACCTATCGAGATGTCTGAAGTTGCCACTGAAGCCGCTGCCGCAGCCCCGGCTGCCTCGCCAGCCAAGACCAAGAAGCCAAGGGCCCCCAAGGGACAGGGCAAGCCGAAGAAGCCGTCGACCCACCCCCCAGTCAACGACATGGTTGTTGCTGCCATCAAAACCTTGAAGGAACGCAACGGATCGTCCCTGCAGGCCATCAAGAAGTACATCGCCGCCAACTACAAATGCGATGTCGCCAAGCTTGCCCCATTCCTCAAGAAGGCCTTGAAGAATGGCGTCGAGAAGGGCAAGTTCGTCCAAACCAAGGGCACCGGCGCTTCCGGTTCGTTCAAGCTGAAGGCTGAAGCTAAGAAGGCCGCCAGTGAGAAGAAACCGAAGAAGGCCGGCGAGAAGAAGGCCAAGAAGGCTACCGGAGAGAAGAAGAAGGCCACCAAGAAACCAGCTGGGGAGAAGAAGGCCAAGAAGCCAGCCGGCGAGAAGAAAGCCAAGAAGCCGGCTGCAGCCAAGAAAGCCAAAGCTGCTGGTGCCAAGGCTGCCAAAAAGGCCGGTGGTGTGAAGAAGGCTGCTGCTCCGAAGCAGAAGGCCACCAAACCTTCCAAGACCGCCGCCAAGAAGCCCAAGACCCCAAAACCGAAGAAGGCTGCCCCAGCCAAGAAAGCTGCCGCGAAGAAGACCGCTGCCAAGAAGTAAATTTGGGACAGCAACCGTACTGTTGTAAAACAGTATCTAACATCCAAtcagtccttttcaggactaccatccAAGTTTAGAACAAAGAGTTGCACAGTCAATGAtattccatttccatttatttCCAGAGGGAAATAAATCCCCCCGAAAAGTTACGTGCACTTTGCCACTGAATGGCGAATTCTTCCCGAACCCTTTcgcaaatcaataaaattggcCAATCATGCACCCCTTTCTCTGCCAGCAACTGTAAAGCCCGGACAGGTAGGCGAGCACTGGCTGGCACTCACTGTAGCGGTGCATCCGTACCCAAAGCAAACCTCCACTAGAGGAACAGCTTTTGATACACTCGAATGATTCAAGGATTTGAAGAAGTCTATCGActtaaaggctcccccagatctaagcgactttttacggcgacagcgacaaaaaaacgtcgcgatttcgcagcgattcgcgtcgtgtcagtcaagatggttccatagaagagtgcttgcagcgacacaacaacgaaatcgtgtcgctgtcgccgtaaaaagtcgcgtagttttgggggagccttattTAAATCGGGTTGAGATTCGTAGCGTTGCCTTGTGAAACCAAAacatgttttcgcggcaacctggaatcgaaccaaggaccttgcgatcgataggcccgtgcgtttttaatacactcaggcaaatggactatcgaaatacattggatgcacttatgaaaattcgccacaataaatcgggttgaaattcatagctttgccttatgaaaccaaacattggcaacaaaaaatgtttctcgcagcaacctggaatcgaaccaaggaccttgcgatcgttaggtctgtgcgtacaccacgcgcctaccgACGCCTGGATGTgagttgatgctaaaacgaaacataaagcgttcgtatgtcaaaatgcaaaatgtatgcatttcgatagtctagttcacagGTCCGTACGTACCGGACCTACTGGGCAGGCTGAGTATCGACATCCcaagtagagcggtcaagtacaGTTTGCTGCTAATAACCAAAGTAatcttgacagctgatccagtatgagcgaactGCCACTATTTTCCTTGCGGAATAATCAAATTACTCTTGTGGATGTTGCAAATTAAGTTAATTGGCAGTAAAATACTAAGCCCAGGGATTGGCTTCTGAAAATCTCAATCTTTCGGGGCCAATGGGTCGACCTTGCTCAGTATGTTTGATTTTCGTAATCCAATGCTGTTCCACTATTCCAAAGATGAGAGCAAATCAATACAGTGTAACTGATTTTAAGCGTGATTGGCGAATCGAACGCCTCACATCCCCCATCGCAGTTTGGGTACGAGAGAAAGAGAGTGAGCACCGCCGCCATTTGCTTGCGTGCACCGAGAAAAATTTGCGGCTCGAAAATTTGGCCCTGAGCTCCTGACACTCAAATTGAAACCGGTAAATTACTTCCGCCGCTGTTACTACACGTGGAGCATTTCCGTTGGAGTGAACGCGTcttcattatcaaaattttttgtgctcattcttttgatttatttcgcACATGGGATTTTGCGAAtgcctcttcttcttctcattTTTCTTGGCCGGCTTctcactttatttttttatgtgaccaTTTTGCTCACATGGCTTGTTGGGaagttgaacccagacaccttcagcatgggtttgctttgtagccaccgaCTTTACCACTACACTAAGGAAGGCCTTGACTGCTATTTATCAACATTATGCTCTTCAAGTGCGTCTTACTGCcgagtttcagataatttggccgATGCCAAACTCCAGATGCCAAAATAAATCAGTGTTTCATTAAATTGATGTTTCTCTAAAGTAATTAAATCTAgggtgaattaaaaaaataaaacaaacccaCACATGTAGCAGCATCTACCTTACCTATTCAATTTGTAATCGATTAGTTAACTAATGAGAGATTAGAAACTCTTAAAATGCTGTTCCCAAGGAAATCTGGATTTATTGTGGTATGAATATTCAAcaacttaggatttttttttgtatccaaTATGTTTGAGTGCAAAAACTTTCGGCAAGATTATTTTAGGCTAgtaaacttttctttcaaactcTTGAGTCAAAAAGTTAGAGCCAAgctcaaaaaatcaaacaaacattgtttggtACTACATTGctaattattgagaaaagtgaaacctttttaagaagttagtaccgtaaaatggggtgttaaggactcgttggggttttaagggattgaacttcctccatcaagttttgaaaaagtcaCAAAAACGTCGGAAGTCGATATtatcagtcatctgaaatgcttgctttgttcggaggattgtgagctgcattatgtgatCGGGGATATCTATTAATATTAGGTATTGTggagtctagatattgaaaacgattcaaaccatttttgaaaagaattttattggcaaaaaagatttaactacaaaacaatgaaacaatATTAACAAAACTATGTGAGTAACCCAGacataagtatatttaattgagatcacaacgcagacaaaagcttttgaaaatgttatctagatttcgccttttaatatttcttatggaaaaagtttctttttgaaAGTTAGCGGGGTGTTAGGGGATTATCTTTTCTACTACTTTTTCCAAGTTACAAAACTCGTTCGATTTATGCCGATATATGTTCCATTATACTTTAGGCTTGTTCCGTGAAGTAACACTGCATTGTAAAGGTTAGGGGactattttgtttgttactgaatATTACTAAAATGTCTAGCCCTGAaaatatgggatttttttttttttttttttttttttctcagaggcacccgagttgcgcgaagagtgaaaccaaatctacctatcgaactgtcaaactgtctacctatcgagcagaccagcaaaacaaataggggctattttcgaagacgaaggagaacaatcattcaaagaagcaaatgcaaatatataggttatgatcctgttgcattcaagtatcaaaaccaattcaagacaatttcaatatcgagttagggagagttaactgtaccgtcaagctaccattcaccgtgcatttaagaaaaatttgcacttcaaaaaaatataaaactattccaaataatttgaagcgtactagaataccactacgtagcgggcaattatataataattcagggaaaaatctaaaactagtgatgcataacaaaaaattagtcaaaaattatgtttgaaaatgtcatgttaaggtcgcctcgtaccgttctatgtgtcaccatttaccgtgcgtatagttttcgtcatgatttgattttgtatcttgaagaaacgttgttaatggagcaactatgttgctagtagtgtgcgcattcatttttaagagtattcaaatcttcatttacaataaaaactatacaaagtttaaaaattggctaaattattattttttaattaaaatcgttataggaggtttgactgtattgtccaaaccattccatattcacttaaattctaaatatgaagtagtttaatgacgacataacaataaatctaatattatcgcataatttcatgccttttacactatacACGGTAATAGgatccatatatattgaaaaggatccattcaccgtgcatttgggtttcgactgaaacacaataaaaattctaatttgcattaaatctcattgctcatacgatgaaatacatcttactaataatATCCaccagtgaaaacttgttgaaatttgaaaaatttcatactctatcgttaaaataaaaaatgtgattttttggcgtttctactaagattgTTGCAATATCtcgttatcaaacagaattcacatgattttgtctacataaactaggtttttcaaaattatttgtggcaaaaactagttcgtttcatcagttttatcttattttgctgaccaaagaatgattttgtgaaaattgtatgaatattctgtaggaatttgtatatgtgcacggtgaatggaggccgcacggtgactggtgacttaacggtatataggttatgatcctgttgcatttaagtctcaaaaacaattcaagacaattttacgaAGTATTGACAGTTTCCAgattaataactatgaaagatttagcagttaaaagAAAACGGTTttgcgtttgcaggagttccaagttcgataatattgatgtattatctgattgaggttgagcataacttatgaaaatgaatgaaagcatcaaaagttattgatcaaaaagattatgttttgttgttggcaaaatatggTTTCATTTGCGAAAGTCAAATTCCTTTACAACCCTGTTTTTGCAgttacgtcaaaaatcacacattttcatgattatctcagaaatctgccataggatCCTCATAATTGTGTTTGGCACGCGACGAGAGAAtccagtactgacccgattttgtcagccaatttcagatttgtcaaaaattggtatcgtcatgttttaccacgtaccctctttaaaagtccatgtaaccatgtcgaaatttgaaaacgggaacaaaataaaatgacccgatttggtcagcctaaaattcatcgaggggctgacaaaatcgggtccttactgtagtagggctgtcctttgtttaattattgacatactagaagttgcttgaaaacaccccattttacggtagacATTTCATCATCCACTTTCAATACATTTCAATGAAACTGATTTGTTCAAAGTCATAAATGCTTGTTGTGGTTTGTAGATTCGAAGCTTGgaaatgttcgttcaaaacgattttcccggtgaccttctcaaattcccggttttttcccgtcggtggattcaaattcccgtctctCACCCGGTTCGGTGATTCGTTTTCCCTTCGTTTCGTTTCGGGTGCGCGAACACAATTCCAGtgcttgtaaatattgattgcAACCGCATCCATTTCTCATAAGGTACAGTGTGGAACATGATGAAATATTTGTTCGTCCATCGCATTGTGGAACCGAGCGAGGCAAACTAAGAAGTTCCTAACGCAATCCTAATGGAATTTGATGAGTGGTAATAGGTAATAGGGAGTGGTACGACGAGCGTTCCGTACCTGACACTGAAGTCCGGAGTTGAGATGCATGCACGTGAGATTGGTATGGAAAGATGCACGCACTGGATTTCACCGGCGTGGCATCATAGCGGTTGTTTGTTTTCGAACCGACCGAAGTACAACAAGTAAGTAACAACAGTAGTGCCACCCCGGGAAATGACAGTGCTGACTAGACTAGACtatgtatgtatatatatatattggcaTTTTATGGTGTCTTCCAATCGGAGACGAGAATTTTCTCCCCAAGCCACGCCACCGCCGGACTGCAAAAGCGTGTAGTGCTTGTCCCATTAGATTACCCTTGCTTTTAGTGTGTGAACATTTGTCGTATCAACTCCTTGATGAGTgtgtttggtggccctgaaaagggccgtttgaaGAGCGAAACTTTGGAATGCGATTTAACCTCCGAAACCGTACAGGGTGCGTCCCTGACGCTTCAGAGCGTAGACAACATCCATAGCGGTAACGGTTTTACGCTTGGCGTGTTCAGTGTAGGTAACGGCATCACGGATGACGTTTTCCAGGAACACCTTCAACACACCACGAGTTTCCTCGTAGATAAGTCCGGAGATACGCTTGACTCCTCCACGACGAGCCAGACGACGGATTGCGGGCTTGGTGATACCCTGGATGTTAtcacgcaaaaccttgcgatgacgcttGGCGCCTCCTTTTCCGAGTCCTTTGCCTCCCTTGCCACGGCCGGTCATTTTGGATGAATTTGGTTCTGTGTTCGACGACGGTAGTACTGGAACTGATGGCTGCGccaatttttttcatttcattaaattcatgtttatttGCAATTTTTGGTTTACAAGGTAATTGGTTTACATGTCAAGAGGTTGACCGATAGGTCCTTCAGCTTTGGTCTTAAAGTTGGATTTTGATagatgtttttgttatttttgcgGTTTTACCCTAGTTGTTATATTGGCCGTATGGGCTCTGGtggtttttaaaagaaatttgttATCCTAGCTACTATTTACAAGactacaataaaataaaatttgataacctagggggGAACGAGGTCCCGGATGACCTGCTGGTCCGATTGGTGGCAACGAGCCCTAAATCTACCGATCGAGTCACCAAAGCGCTCCTCTAATGTTTTGATCTCGGCCAGACGGTGAACCTCGGTTGTCCTCGTTCTCGGAGGGCTGTTGAGGATCATCCGGAGGAACTTATTCTGGGTCCTCTGGAGCCTCAGATGGTGGGTTTTTGCGCAACTCTCCCAGATTGGAACGCCATAttcaattactggaagaatgacctgtttgtaaacagcaagcttATTCTTCAGAGACAGAGTTGACTTCCGGTTGATCAGGGGGTACAATGCTTTGAGCAAGATGTTGCTTTTGGTGACCGTTTTGTCAACCTGctgtctgaagagaagcttgctgTCTAACGTTAGCCCAAGGTAGTCGGCTGCATCAGaccattccaccgttgatccaccgagggtgattttacaatcctcagccggaacaagtctgggggatttggaataggggaagaggatgacctgggtcttcgcTGCGTTGATACAGATCTTCCAGCTGTTCAAATAATCTGACAAGACGTTCAGGCCTCTCTGGAGTCGAGATGTTAGTGCTCTCGTGAATCTGCCGCTGTAGACGACTGATGTGTCGTCAGCGAACAGTGACAGTGAGCCGCCTTCAGGGAGCTGAGGCATGTCCGAGGTGAACAGGTTGTATAGTAGGGGACCTAAAATACTGCCCTGTGGAACACCTGCGGGGATGTTGTGGGGGTCTGAGTTGACTCCATTGAGGGAAACCCTGAACGTCCTGTTAAACAGatagtttttgatgattttcaccaaataggtgggaagattgtatcggtgcagcttgtacaccaggccgtcgtgccagacgttgtcgaatgctttttcaacatcgagcaaCGCCATGGCGGAGGATTTGGCAAGGGACTTGTTCCGCCTGAGGATGTTGGTTACTCGAGTCAGTTGGTGCACGGTTGAACGACCGCGTCGAAAGCCAAACTGTTCCTCGAGCAAGATGTTGTTTTGATCGGCTGCCGAAAGCAGCCGTCTGTTGAtcgctttttcaaaaagctttgataaccctgagagaaggctgatgggtcgatagcttttgggggaggaaggatccttcccaggtttcttaatggggatgacttttgctgacttccacgacgaggggaagtagctaagtcggaggcactgattgaaaatcagtgccagatgttggtagaactggagactcaattgcttgagctccaagttcaggatgttgtcgaaacctggggccttcatgtttttggatgttttgagaTAGGCCAGCAACTCGTCGGCAGTGATCTCcaactcctccgagaagtcgttgGGAGATTGGTGTAGGTTAGCTGCGTGTTCGGAAACAGCAGCTTCGTGTGGGCTAGGAATGTCTAGCCCTAGATTGTGGGAGCTGACGAAATGCCGACCTATCTCAGCAGCCTTCTCCGCAGGGGTTATCAAGCGATCCTTAGAGTCGGTGTTGTCTAAtgggatcaacggtggaatagGTCTGGGTTTGGATTTTAAAAGTTTGGTCATCTTCCAGAATGGCCTAGCACAATCTGGGAGAGAGCGGATCTTGTTGGAAAAATCATCGTTCCTGAGGTCcaccattctggccttgattATTTTGGATATGCGATTGACTTCGCTTTTCAACGCAGGCAGACCAGAGCGTTGGTACTGCCTGCGTTTGGTGTTCCTTAAACGAATGAGATCTTTGGTAACACGATCGATAAAAAGGGGGTTGCTCACCTGACCAGATGCTGGTACATGCTGTTCTCGGGCCACGGAGATGGCCTCTTCGACGCTCTGCAGGTGCCGGTCGATGTCTTCAGCGGACGCCAGGGGAGCCTCGTACTGGATGTTAGCGTCGACACACCGCTGGAATTGGCCCCAGTCGACACGATGGTAGTTGCGCCGGGTGACCCGATGCCGGTTGACCAGGGAACCAACTTCTGCCACCACCGGGTAGTGGTCCGAGCTCAGGTCCTGGTGAACGACCGGTTGGGAGATGTTGTCGGCCATGTTGGTCAGGAAGACATCAATGGTCGCATGGGCCCCGGACCGGCTCAGGCGGGTGGGTGAATCCGGGCTCAGGATGGTGTAGTGGCCTTCCTCCAGGTCCTGTTGTAGGATGAGGCCGTTCCTATTTCGCCGGGGGTTTCCCCAGGTCTCGTGCCTTGCGTTCAGATCGCCAGCCAGGATGAACTGCCCCTGCCGCCGTGTCAGTTTGACGAGGTCTTGCTTTAAGGCCGCCGATGTTCCGTCGTTGATGTTGGTTTGCTTCGGGCAGTACGCCGCGATGATCGTGATTGGGCCGATGGAGGTTTCCACCCGAACACCTACGGCCTCGATGATTTGGAGTTGAAAGCTCGGCAGCAGGGTGCAGTTGACGTTCCTCCGCAGAGCAACCGCAACGCCTCCACCTTCGGATCCGCACCGGTCAAGCCGCACGAGCCGGAAGTCGGGGATGAAGATGTTAACTTCCGGCTTGAGGTGCGTCTCCGTTATCACGGCTATGTCGATGCCTTCCTGGTCCAGGAAGGCGGACAACTCTCGATTTTTGCTCCGGAGGGAGCAAGCGTTCCAGTTGAGGATCTTGGTGGTGGCCTCACGGGCCATATTTGGATAAGAACGCAAATACCACCGAGTTGGCGGCGTCGATCTGTTCCGACTTGGAACGGCAGGCTCGTAGCCGTTGGAAAAGGTTCCTTGTGTATTCCAACATTTGCTCCGGCGTGTACAGGGAGCCGTCGTCGTCGGAGGGAGGAGGAGTGCCGGAAGCACTGGGTCCAGGATTCCCCCATCCAGGAGGGGGCGCATTCCGGACCGATGGAGCAGCGGCGGCGGCCGCGAGGCGTTGCTGAACGGAGGGGGCCGACTGGCGGGATGCCTGCCGGTGGGTTGGTTGAAGCGGTGGCAGATTGGGCACTTGGTAGCGGGGCGTCGGGAAGTGCTCCTCAGTCAGCGGTGGGGGTGGTTGGCGCTGGCGTTGCCGTCCCAGCTTCTTGGCGGACGCTTGCTGGCGGATTGCCAGAAACTCCGCACGTTTGGGGCAGTTGCGGCTGCTGCCCTCGTGGTTTGCACCGCAGTTGGCGCACTTCGATTCGGTGCCCTCCATCGGCTGGCAGGTCGAAGTGGCGTGCGCACCGGCACATTTGCCACAGCGGGGCTTCATATGGCAATTCCTGGTCCCGTGGCCGAACGCGAGGCAGTTGCCACACTGCGTCACGTCTCGTTTTTTCGGGCGGTAGCGCTCCCATTCCACCACGATGTGGAAGAGCGCTCTCACTCTTGTCAGGCCCGCCATGGTGGTAGACCCCTTCTCCAAATGGGCCAGGTAGAGCTGGTCCCGGTGTCGTCCTCCTTGTGCTCGCCGGATGGGGAACACACTCGTCGCCTTGAGTCCAGCCGCCTTCATTTCATCGATGATGGCCTCCGGGGTGAACTCCGGCAGCCCTCGGACGAGTACTTTGAACGGCTTGCTACCGGGGGCATCGTGGGTGTAGAATTCCACCCCTTTTGCCTTCAGCAGCTTGCCGGCCTTGTCGTAATCGGCGCCGGAGGCGCACATGATCTTAGTGCCGGTATGGCACAGCTTGAACAGTGGCCGGATGTTGTTGGCCGCTAGCTCGGATCGCAGCGCCGAGAGGTCCTTCGACGCCGTGAAGAGGGGGGAACCTTCGCGCCCGGGGGGGCTTGGTCCACAGGCAGGGAGGCAAACTTGTTATTTGCCAGCAACCTGCTGTATGCCGCCGGGTTGGCATCTTCATTCCTGGCTCGTTTTGGCGCGCTGGTCTGCCCGCTGTCGGCCAGCGGGGCGGGGGTCGAGGCGGAGTCCGCCTTTTGCTTCCGATTGCGACCCATCGCTATGGGCCGCGGTTGCTCTGCTTCGACTAGCAGAGATGCTTTCTGGCTAGCCACCCCTAGGAGGTAGGTTAGCGCCGGAGAGCAGTCGCGGGAGCGGGAAATCGCGAAAAAAGAGTGCACTTCGCACACGCACGGAAGAGAATTCGAACTT from Aedes aegypti strain LVP_AGWG unplaced genomic scaffold, AaegL5.0 Primary Assembly AGWG_AaegL5_hic_scaff_1753_PBJ_arrow, whole genome shotgun sequence encodes:
- the LOC110680718 gene encoding histone H1-like; translation: MSEVATEAAAAAPAASPAKTKKPRAPKGQGKPKKPSTHPPVNDMVVAAIKTLKERNGSSLQAIKKYIAANYKCDVAKLAPFLKKALKNGVEKGKFVQTKGTGASGSFKLKAEAKKAASEKKPKKAGEKKAKKATGEKKKATKKPAGEKKAKKPAGEKKAKKPAAAKKAKAAGAKAAKKAGGVKKAAAPKQKATKPSKTAAKKPKTPKPKKAAPAKKAAAKKTAAKK
- the LOC110680717 gene encoding histone H4, encoding MTGRGKGGKGLGKGGAKRHRKVLRDNIQGITKPAIRRLARRGGVKRISGLIYEETRGVLKVFLENVIRDAVTYTEHAKRKTVTAMDVVYALKRQGRTLYGFGG
- the LOC110680720 gene encoding LOW QUALITY PROTEIN: histone H2B-like (The sequence of the model RefSeq protein was modified relative to this genomic sequence to represent the inferred CDS: deleted 2 bases in 1 codon), which codes for MAPKTSGKAAKKSGKAQKNIVKGDKEKKQRRKESYAIYIYKVLKQVHPDTGVSSKAMSIMNSFVNDIFERIAAEASRLAHYNKRSTITSREIQTAVRLLLPGELAKHAVSEGTKAVTKYTSSK